The genomic stretch caattttaggagggaaagggacgggagggggagtgaggggaggtgaagggaggggagagaaggggagggcaaatggaatgtgggtgtttggataacaaaaattatgaagggaaatggaaggggaggaaggagggagatgaagaatggatggaggattgaaggatggtggtggtataattagagtccaaataatgttttctttccaaatcttgccacccttggaaagattataatttgttctataggagggaaaataagtcctctcatttctctccccttccatttcctttctcccatattttttatccaaacaaaggaaattaaatccctccctttccctcacctccccttctctccaattccttcaatccaaacggaccctaaatGCATGGGAATGTGATTATTTTTAATTCACTTGTATTAACATAAGGTGGCACTTCAATCACACTTTATATTGTAAGCCCCTCTAGAatgcaaattcttatttcagattGACTAGTTTCCGtttgaaataagacggattaaatgTAGTCATTTTACGGTAAAATGTTACTAGTTTTTATAAAATGTTAGTATCATTTTTAGGGTAAAAAGTGACAACTTTAGTTATAACATTTTGTTATTAAATGATTATATTCTATTAAAAAATCTTAACATTTGATCCGTTTTATTTCAGATCGTATGAAGCTAGAATTAGAAGTAGAACGCGTGGTCCTATGTTACGTGGATAATTCAAAGTGTTCTAGAGACAAGCCGGCGAATAAAGAAGAAACTAATAAATGAAAATAACATAGCTGTACTTCATATATATGATACTAAAATTGATGGGATCAGAAAATAATTGATCACCCAATCCTCTCAATTCACTTCCGCTAGTAGATCTATAATATCAAAACTTCGAATATCCAATGCATTACAATACCAAAATTTAGTATTAAAACCCGGAGCGAAAACTAATGTCATTATTATAGATTTGTGACTCGAATctaaaataaataacataaataggattaatgtaatttttttttatctcacATGATCGATTAAAAGGGTCGCACGATCCCCTTCAGTTTCATTTATGGTTGTCATTATGCCCGAATTTGCACAATAATTTATACTAACATTGAACTAAAAACGTATATAAGTTAGGCATATCTTAGCCCTGTTGTTTTCCTAGGCTGAATGAAGCTGAACTCAACTGAAGTGTATTTTGAATGaatctgaactgaattgaaattTGCTGAATTGAATAGAGCtgaaataaataacataaataggATTAATGTAATTTGTTGTCTCACATGATCGATTAAAAGGGTCGCACGATCTCCTTCGGTTTCATTTATGGTTGTCATTATGCCCGAATTTGCACAATAATTTATAATAACATTGAACTAAAAACGTATATAAGTTAGGCATATCTTAGCCCTGATGTTTTCCTAGGCTGAATGAAGCTGAACTCAGTTGTATTGAATGAAACTGAACTAAATTGAAATTTCTTTGAATTGAATAGAaatttgaaataaaataaaaatttgaattaATCGAAATTTCTTTTGAATCAATTAACTCAATCGATATGAATGAAAGTCGAAATTAAGTCGAAAAGAACATGACTTTAAACTAATTTTTTAAAACGaaagtattaataataataataggtcacAAATTCGAATCTCCCTCCTACAATAAAGTAGCGGTTGCGGATTATCTCCGATCGTCCAAAAAGCGGAGAATTAAATTATAGTGAGACGAGATGATGATAATCACACACAAATTAAAAAGGCTTTAGCTGACTTGCCATACCAAAATTTCAACCGTGCAACCTAACCCCATGTTGAATAAAAGCACTATCTATGCCTCCATTATAAATCCATTTCACATAATCTGTGATGTACCATATTATACAACTTTTCCCACATAAATATAAACACCAATAATTTCCGAACCCACATTATTATTTCAAATTAAATCGCCATTTTTACACCTATGTTATGCTAATCTCTCAAAAAAACACTAAAAATGCCTCTAAGCAAACTATGTTACATTCTTCCTACAATTGACATAGCCGAAGACGTCGGCGAACCCGACTCGACGACTTCTCCGAAGGAAGAGTCATGTCCAAGGAAGGACCGTCGCACCTGCCACGATCGACTCTTGTCCTTTATTAAAAACACGTTAAGGCGGGTCTATTGTGGGTGCGACGGTCCATTTATTTTTACCAAAGGTAAAAATAATGTTACTCGACAATTGTCATTTCATGATATAACCGGAGTCGAGTTTACTACCAAGGTGGACGGTAAAAATCAGCCGAGGATTTTTAGTTACGCCGAGCTTTACATCGGTAGTAAAGGGTTTAACGAGACGGAGCTTCTCGGGTCGGGCGGGTTTGGTCGGGTTTACAAGGCGGTTTTACCGAGTGACGGGACTGAAGTCGCGGTTAAGTGTGTGGCTGAAAACCGTGAGACTATTGAAAAGACTTTTGCCGCGGAGCTGGTTGCAGTGGCGCATTTGCGTCACCGCAACCTGGTTAGGCTCCGCGGGTGGTGTGTACATGAAGACCAGTTACTCCTTGTGTATGACTACATGCCGAACAGGAGTCTCGACCGGGTACTTTTCAAACGAGTCGAGACTCCTGGTTCGGGATTAGATTATGAACAGCGCCGCCGTATAGTCATAGGACTTGCGGCAGCGCTGTTTTATTTACATGAACAATTAGAGACACAAATAATTCACCGAGACGTGAAAAGTAGTAATGTTATGTTGGACTCGAGTTATAACGCTAGGCTTGGCGATTTCGGGTTAGCTCGTTGGGTCGAACATCACGATCTCGAGTCACGGATTAAAGCTCCGTCTATGAGAGACTACGACGATCAATTCAAGCTAGCTGAAACTACGAGAATTGGAGGTACAATTGGGTACTTACCTCCAGAAAGTTTTCTAAAACGGTACGTTGCAACGGCTAAATCCGATGTTTTTAGTTTCGGGATTGTTGTTTTAGAAGTTGTTTCGGGTAGACGAGCAGTCGATCTCGCTTACCCGGACGACAAGATTATATTACTTGATTGGGTCCGTCGACTGGCGGACCAAGGGAAGTTTCTAGAAGGTGCTGATCCAAGGCTTCCAGACGGGTCATATGCGCTATATGAAATGGAACGGTTGATTCATATTGGGCTTTTATGTACGGTCCATGACCCGAAATCTCGGCCCAATATGAAATGGGTCCTTGATGCTCTTTGTGGTAATgttatgggtaaacttcctgctCTTCCTTCTTTCAAGACTCATCCTTTGTACATTTCCATGTCATCTTCTTCTGATGATACTAGTTCCGGAAAGTCGACGACTATTACTTTTACTAGTCACAAGACGGATGACTCGACTACTTCTACAATCTACATTACCGCGGTTGGTAAGACCATATTTGTCACTGCAGACGATGGTGAACGTTCAAACTCGTGTTCAGGCAAAAAACCTTGTTTAGGTTCAGGTTCAGGCTCAGGTTCAGGTTCAAGCTCGGGAAAACATTTTCCCGTGGTTGAGACGCCAAGAGAAATATCATTCCAGGAGATTATATCAGCAACCGACAATTTCTCTGATAAGTATCGAGTAGCTGAGCTGGACTTTGGAACGGCATACCATGGATTCCTCGAAAACCGTCACCATGTCCTGGTGAAGAGATTAAACATGAAGACATGCCCGGCTCTGCGTGCCCGGTTCTCAACTGAGCTACAAAACCTTGGGAGACTACGTCACAGAAACCTGATACAGCTCAGAGGATGGTGCACTGAACAAGGAGAAATGCTCGTTGTTTACGACTATTTAGCAAGTCGTCTTTTAAGCCATATGCTCTTCCATCATCAACAACATAACAATGTCCTTAAATGGAGTCATCGGTATAATATAATAAGGTCGCTTGCATCAGCGGTTCTGTATTTACACGAGGAATGGGATGAACAGGTTATTCACAAGAACATTACCTCGTCTTCTGTAGTCGTCGACCCAGACATGAACCCAAGGCTAACCAGCTTCGCTCTAGCCGAGTTCCTAACCAGAAATGAGCATGACCACCATGTAACACCTAGCACCACAGACTCGGTTCGTGGGATTTTTGGGTATATGGCTCCAGAATACATGAATTCAGGAGAAGCCAACACAGGAGCCGATGTCTACAGCTTTGGAGTTGTTGTTCTAGAGGTCATAACCGGACAAATGGCCGTCGATTGTAGGCATCCTGAGGTGATGTTAGTCAAAAGGGTTCGCGAATTTGAGGGTACATTGAGGTGTATAGAAGAACTAGCTGACCCGAACATGGACGGACAGTATGACTTAAAACAGTTTGTTAGACTGGTAATGCTGGGACTGGCTTGTACACATTCTGACCCTTTGTTAAGACCAAGTATGAGACAGATTGCCAGCATTTTAGACGGAAACAGTTTGCGCCTTGTAGAAAGCCGTAAAGAAGGGGTAGAAGAATGGAAGCAAAGAAATGCTCTTTCTTTGTCATATATTCGAAGAATTCAGGCATTAGGACTTCAGTAGCACTCGTAATTTTATTTTCCCTCTGTTGAATTTTTCGCTTTATAATCCATCAGTATCATATGTATCTACGAGTAATGGGTGGAttagttttgtttgtttatcgattATCCAAGAAAAGCATGTTATTTCTGTGCTGTATGTTTTTCATTGAATTTTACGAGTTATACACCAGAAAATCCGTAAAAAGTGGAAAATCATACAGCAGTTTTTCCTGTAGGAGGAGAAAAAAGAATTAGGAACATTCTGTAAGTTGTATACTCTGGGAGTACTGCAAAGTCGAAAACAGCGTCTCTGTGCTGTTAACACGAGAATCAGACAATGAACATTCAATACCTTTTACCACAttgtttacaggagctactgagACGATATATGGGATAATGCTGTTGTTTTGGTTACGGACAGCATCAGTATTGTTTTAAGATTTCAAGATGATTTTTCGAGGTAAACCCTAGACGACACCTGAAATTCTAAAGCTTATTATCAAAAGGTAAGAAAGTCTTACACAGTCTTTGGCTTTCCTATTTGAAGTATAGCAACATTATCAGGAATTTCTTCATCATAGTCAATTTCGGGCTAACAGTACTACAGTAGCATAGACTTATTCTCTGAAACTCACATTCCCATCATTCTTCTTCTGGTCCATCACTCGGAATAATTCAACGTCAATTAAAGGTATTTTGAACATAGTGTAATTCGTATAGATTATAATCAAAATCATACATACCCTGGTTTTGACAGACCAAATTCAATGACCTGAATGGCTGAATAAACCAGAAACATAACAGCGATAGGCCTAATTTAACCAGTAGTTTACGACTTGACGCGTACTTTGATAAACAAAATGTTGAATTGTTGATAGCTAATAAGCAGAAACCCCTATTCATGATTTACCTATTGATGTaaccattgttgtcagaatcgcgaatcgatccaacgattctacgattttacgatccaaaaatgcttgaccgatcctggatcctacgattctatcatagttgtagaatcttacgatcctattaatttgaaatTTTCTAGAGATGGGATCATAACACGATCCTACGgttttacgatcctacgatccgattccatagTAAAAagaattaatatatatttttatataatgacaccataaaacccaaatttcgtgtaagttgttcattcaatgatactaaaatcattaattaccaatattttatgaataaatattaataaataagtgttttgattttcaattatgtatttttactatataaaaaattatatttagcgagtttgtagaatcttgcgattctacgatccgattctaccgattcgatcctaccctccccatcgatccaaagtagaatcccgatcctgacaacattggatGTAACAAATTGATAAAAACATTAATAAACATGACTCTGAACATGTCCCGACATGTAAGCAATCGACCCAAACCGATCAAGCGATCACCACACGAAATGACTTGATAATAATCTATCCAATGCAGAAACAAACCTGACATGATTATACAACTCCATATATATTTATGTAAGTGCATATGTCGGGTATCTCAGCTGCTGAAGTCATGAGAGTTGATACTCACGATCTGGTCAAACTCCGTCCATACTCAAAACATGAAGTTGGACAGAAACTGTTAGCGTATAAAATCGATCTAGGGACTTCAACTATCAGCTTAAGCTTTTCGTTGAGTTGGTTTCATGACATAAATCGAATTAGCAAAAGTATCCAACCTGCCCCGTCTGGACCTAAATTAACTCACGTCCCACGGGACGTAACCCTACGTCCCTACCTGAAGCCACCTTAAGTGACAAAAAGACACCTAAACTTAACCCAAATTAAACATGGTTGACTAGATTCATAAACACTCCGAAAGCTTATTCAATTTAAACCTCACTTATTGTTGACATAATTTAATTAACGTTTAACCCGATTCAAATTACCTCAATTAACAACGCATCCAAATGACACAATTGACTGAGAGTCTGAGACGGAAAGAGAATCATTCATGAAAATTGATATTGCCACAACCCTTTTGTTAATGGCACACCAATACAAGACAAATCTAATAAAATATTACTACTATTTACGGTACCACAAAAACGAGTGGCATTAGTAATTTTGTTGTGGTATTATGCCATCCCATCATTCATCCAACATTTGTTAAACCCTCTCCATTTTTGTAAGAAACAACAAAGAGGGTTTAACAACAAACAAGCTCACATCATTCATCAATGGCGTCTCTTCGTCGCTCAATCACTCCAATCACCATCTCTCTTCTTCTCCGACGATCTCCTAAAGGTAtatactctctttctctctcttcctctcccTATTTTTCAGCTAATTAATGTAAATTATCACCATTAATAAATGTTGATCGCACCTTCGACAGTCTCAGCTTTTACACCGATTTCTACCGCCTCCTTCTCCACTTCCGCCGATGCGCAACAGCCTATGCTGGTATTTCTCATTTTTTAGTTTTATTTAATTGTATGATTGAATTAATTTGTAGTAGATGGTAATGCGGCATGTATTTTTGATGTATTAATTGTTTGAAGTGTGcgatttatttacatttttggCGTTTTATTAACCTAATTATGCATATTTCTTCAGTTTTACTTGATTGTGTGATCGAATTGATTTGTACTAGATGGTAATGTGGCATGTATTTTTGATGTATGTGTTATTTAAAGTTCAGTTCCAATGGAATCAAAGACTCGTTATTATTTGGTTATGGATTaggatggaataaagcaaaaatGGCTTGCTAAATTGTTTTGCTTCTTATAATTGTGAAGTAACGGTCATTAGGTGGTGCCGTGGTGTTCTCGACACAACATttgtcttgggtcattcggaaacagtaTCTTTGTGTTGCTAGCAGAAGGGCAAGGTTGCGTGCTTGCGTATATCCGACCCCTCTACCTTGCAAGTTACGGGAGCCCTTGAGGAACTAGATTAATGTTGTTGTGTTGTTTTCGGTTGGGGATTTCATACATTTGGTGCTTTATAACCCTAATTATGGCTACTTCTTCagttttaattaattgtatgatcaAATTTATATGTATTAGGTAATGCCGCAAGTATTCTTGAATACTTTTGGCGGTTTGTAAGTTATAACCCTCATGCTGGCCACTTCTGTTTTAATAaattgtatgatcaaattaattcGTAATAGATGGTAATCATGATGGCTGCTTCTTCTGTTTTATAAATGGTATGACTGAATTAATTTGCAATGGATGATAATTTTTCAACAGGTTTTTTTGAATACTCTGAGTTTTGACGCTTTATAACCCTGATGATGGCCACTTCTGTTTTAATAAATTGTATGTTCAAATAAATTTGTAAAAGATGGTAATGCATCAGGTATATTTGATGTATGTGTTGTTTTAGGTGCGCGATTTCATACATTCGGCTCTTTATCACCCTAATTATGGCTACTTCTCCAAGAGATCTGGTCCTGTTGGTGTTTTGGAAACTAGCATCAAGTTCAATCAACTTCAAGGTTCCCTTTTTTTTTGGTATTCGAGGTTTCATACATTCGCTGCTTTATCACCCTAATTTCCAGAAGGTTGAAGTTTGATAATTGAGTGCTCGACTTGCTTGTCGTATATTTCAGTATTTGCTTTTGCAACTATTAATTAGGCAGTCACATAACCACATTCAACTTTATATTTAGGCAGGAAAGCGTATTTGCGGCATTTAAACAAGATTTACAAGCAGAGTGAGATATCATGGTTTACTCCGGTGGAGCTCTTTAAGGTTAAGTCTCTGATTTTCTGGCACAAGTACATAATTTTCTTTTATAAAttgcacttttttttttgttattcagCTGTTTGATTGTAGCATTTGAGAACTTCTGTAAAATGTCTGGCTTAACTTTATTTTAGGGCTCTTATTCTCAGTAAATTAGAAGTTAGGTAATGTGTGCCCAATTTctgtaaaaagaaaaaaatgtgcGTTTCATATGTTCTTTAAGGTAATTGAGGCAGGGTTCTTGTTAGTGGCTCTAGAATAATGTGACGTTTTTTTAGTATGGAAGGGAAAGGATCATCAACCTCGTAAGATGCTTAAGTATGAACTCTCTAACAGGTCTAATATCGTTGTCACTTTCTCAGTATGTGTCTCAGGGTTGTATGGTTACACTATCTTAGATGAATTTAATGAATTGTTGGGTTCAATACAAGACTCTTGCGTTTTTGTGACCTTCTAGTTTATACTGAAGGGTTTTGGGACTTGGGATATGGATATGAACTTGATTGTGTCTGCCAGGATACCTCACTTGAAATTGCATGCTTTAATGTTGTGTGTTCTTCAGTGATGATCAAATTGGCACTCTCTTTTTTCTGTTACAAAACAGTTCTGTTAATCTTTCTTTTGCAGCCTTGGTATGCTCAATGGATTGCTGAAGCCATTATGCGGACAGCTAATCTTTCAGTTCCGTTAAAAGTGAGTACATTTTTTTCCCATATCTGAAATGAAGCTATTTTTATTATGGTAATCGACTATAAAGTCTTAGGTATAACAACCTGGCTTTAATGAGCCCTAGCGTGGATATAATATCTCATCAGTGCTTTATATTTGTTCATTTCAGATCTATGAAATAGGTGGTGGATCAGGGACTTGTGCAAAGGGTATTATGGATTATATAATGTTGAATGCTCCTCCACGAGTTTACAACACCATGACTTACACGTAAGTTCACTATTCACCTTGTTTGGGTTTATGAAATAAATCAGCCGATCTTTTTGTAGAATTGTCGTGTTAATATATTTTCTATGTCTTATGTGGCTTTGTCCTTGCAAAGTTTTTCAAATAAGAAATGACAATGATGGCAGAAGCTCCTCGAGAGTATTTGCTGTTCTCCAAATGTTCTGGGCAACCTTGGATGCTTGAGTCTTGCATGTGCTTTCCGTTTAAACAGTCAAACTCGTGAGGGGGTTGTATCTTGAGCCCTGGGAAATCTGTGTTGGAGGAAATTTTCTGAAAGTAGAAGGTAGCAAGGATGATAaatgaaagacaaacaaaagtgGATTAGGCCTCATTCTCTCGGACTTAGGGCTTTGTTGGATtaagggatttggagggaaaagaaagggaggagGAAAGAAATATAAAAAccgttgtttggttagcaaatgaGGATGGAGGGAAATAAAGGGGGAGAGATCCATTTTCTCTCCTCCAAGGCAAATCAAAGTCCCTCTACCATAGGATAGATTTAGAGGGAATTTGGATCCCATACTctattccccctccccttctatTCCCTCCCTTCCCTTTTCCTttatccccctcccctccctttccctctacCATAGTATAGATTTAGGGTGTGTTtagatagcaaaagtggagggaaagggaggggaggggaaggagggaagagaaagggagggaaGGGAAGGGTAGGGAaaatgggatgtgggtgtttggatacaatttccttccaaatattgcctattgtggagagattttgatttgccttggaggagggaaaatggatccctccaaatccctccacccttatttgccaaccaaacaagggattttaagtcttactctccctccctttcttttccctccaaaaatcTCAATCCAAACACAGCCTTAATTTCAGTTCACTTCACTTCAGCTCATTTCATTTGACTCGGCTTAGTTCAtatcatttatttcatttcagttttGTTCAGAGTGTTTCAGTCCAATAGTGCCTTAGTGCGTAGAAGTAGTAGCCGGGCAAATGTAGGAACTAGTAATTCACCTGGTTGAGAGATTATTGTTAAGCAAGCCTGCCTTTTTTTCAAAGTCCTCGGTTTGGCTATGTTCACACACATCACAATTTATAGTGATTTAAGGTCAAAAGCTATTTGCACACTTTAGGTCTCTCGCTTGTGCAGTCCTCTTTGTAATGATGAATATGTGCATATCTTACCTTGACATGTTTATCGGTCTGTGCTTGACTTCTTGCGTAGTTTACGACTTCAGAAGAAAATAACTCCATCCTTTTATCAAATTGCCATATATATTCTCTCCGTCCCATGGCCATTGGTATTGTCAAACTTAATGGAAACAAGAGACCACTTGCAACTAGGAAAAGTCCGTAATTAAAACtccttaaaattgaaaatttgaagtctTAATGTGATAGGGAATTTATAACTTTTTCACACtaataattaatttttttttttgggtttgggggggggggggggggtatttttTTAACCTCTCTTTCAAGCAGTAATGGGCTATTGAAAATTTTATACCGCTATGGTTGGTTATGTAATCAAGGTTTAATTTAATGTTGCTAGTCATTGTATCTTGATGGCAAGTGTTTTGTGTTTTCTGATCAAAAGCTGCAGTTTTGAGAAACGCTGTTGATCTTTGTGCTGCAGATCAGTTGAAATTAGTCCTTCTCTGGCTGAAAAACAAAGGGAGACTGTTGGGCAAGTTGAAAGTCATAAGTCAAGATTTAAGGTTGAATGCCGTGATGCTGCAGACCGGAATGGGTGGGGTGTGTTCCCTCTTATATTTGAATATTTATTACTGTTAAACTAGTAGAAACGTCTCTCATTCTAGTCGGCCAAAATCTGATCTATGCTATCCCCAAACAAGTGACCAATGTTGAGGTGTCTTAGAACATATGCTATCTCATTCGAGTGTGTGTATTTGAGCGACTGTGGTAGACGACCTTTTGTACGGAAACTTTAGAACTAAAAGTGCAAAGAGTTTCAGCATGAGTTGGAATTTCAAACTAGTTTACTGCAGAGACAATTCGTCGCCCTTTCTATGTGAAGGTTGATGTTGCAATATATGGAGCTACTTGAAGAGTAAATATTTGTGTTTCTCGATAAGGCTGCGACAACTCTTGACTTTTCTGTTTTTATGGGGTGGTGGGATAGAGTAACAGGAAGGCAGCTGATTTGTTTGGGATGCGTTGCACACTTGCAGTACTCATTATTCAATTCATTGATGTGCTTCTGGAATCTGAATATGCTGCTAAAATTATTCCTTAGACATACATTGAATGGTCTTGTctttgtatattttattttgagCTATTCCTAAAATATTGTTGAACTGAATAGTATTATTATATTTGTGTTTAGGTGATGTACAGAAGGAACCTTGTTGGGTCATAATGCTAGAGGTATGTCATTTCTATCACCCCATGTTTACCTGGTACTGTTGTGCATTGTCATTTTCAATTAGGTGATTGACTAAACAAGATTCCCTTCGAATCCCTATCTTTGGTTGGCGGTTGGCTACTGAAGTGTACGGCTAGAATCTCACCTGGATTTCATGCCTTGTCGTCGTTTGATTAGAAGTAAAGATGAAAGTTAGGTGTAACCCTTTTATAAAAGTATTACCGAAGACACACAAGTAGAATAGGCCATGAACAATGAGTGAGGTGAGTAAATTAACGAACTTTTGAGTCTTAAATGGTGGCGTATGCCTTACggcaaagttttttttttttttttttttttttttttttttttttttttttgcgcttTTGTTTTCAATTTTCCGCATTATTATACAAGCTTTTATGCACAACATGCAGGGCTAGTAGGTTTGAGTTTGCACCTTTGTTACTTAGACTCGTCTACTAATCGGATACGGCTATTTTGTGCGAAATTTTCTATATTTTGGTCTAAATGAAGTATCAAATTATCGTATCGTATCCGACAAAATACGTATCGGATAGGGAATACGGCAACTAAGTGAAGTATCGGAGTAACATAGGTTTGCAGAACTTCACCCCTGTCGTCCAATGTTTAGTGATATCCACGTGTTGATGCAGTAAAGAAATTAAAGAGGTCAGAAGAGAAGAGTCTTCTTTGGAGAAGGGCAGTGGCTAGTGGTAGGGCCACTCGGGAATTAGTGGGGAAAAAATTGTGATAGATGGCATACAAGTTTCAAATACACCTAGACTGCCAATTGTTGATTATAGGTAGAGCAGGCAAGTCTAAgccgacccgaacccgagcaaacccgagGATGTTGCAAACAGAAACCGATCTGACCAGACCCGATGATGGCATGTAACCTGACACGGCCTAATAATCAGTGACCCAAACCCGATCCAATCCGAtattgacccgattaaattgatgagcCGACAActattaagcttaatattgatcaaaatgaaagcgATTTAGTGTTTAAAATTTAAATTGATATGTTTGACCTAATAATGAAGTAAGTAAACCAAAGAATGGTCGAAAACTAAACTTAATGGTCAAAAATTGAAGTAAATGCGATTTAAGTAACTAGACCAATAGTGACCCGACCCAACCCAGTACATaatttgacccgacccgactcgaTTGGAAAGGTAGGCTGACCTGATATGCGACCCAGCCCATCTGACCCGATCGCCACCTTTAGTTATAGGAACGGGACTTGGGGGAAGGGAACTGACTTGATTGGTGTGGAATATGATTTGACTATCCTCCGCCATTGTTTTCTATGAGTGTAATATATGTGGAACCGAAGTAAAAGCAATATTTGGTCTCTCA from Silene latifolia isolate original U9 population chromosome 2, ASM4854445v1, whole genome shotgun sequence encodes the following:
- the LOC141642139 gene encoding receptor like protein kinase S.2; its protein translation is MPLSKLCYILPTIDIAEDVGEPDSTTSPKEESCPRKDRRTCHDRLLSFIKNTLRRVYCGCDGPFIFTKGKNNVTRQLSFHDITGVEFTTKVDGKNQPRIFSYAELYIGSKGFNETELLGSGGFGRVYKAVLPSDGTEVAVKCVAENRETIEKTFAAELVAVAHLRHRNLVRLRGWCVHEDQLLLVYDYMPNRSLDRVLFKRVETPGSGLDYEQRRRIVIGLAAALFYLHEQLETQIIHRDVKSSNVMLDSSYNARLGDFGLARWVEHHDLESRIKAPSMRDYDDQFKLAETTRIGGTIGYLPPESFLKRYVATAKSDVFSFGIVVLEVVSGRRAVDLAYPDDKIILLDWVRRLADQGKFLEGADPRLPDGSYALYEMERLIHIGLLCTVHDPKSRPNMKWVLDALCGNVMGKLPALPSFKTHPLYISMSSSSDDTSSGKSTTITFTSHKTDDSTTSTIYITAVGKTIFVTADDGERSNSCSGKKPCLGSGSGSGSGSSSGKHFPVVETPREISFQEIISATDNFSDKYRVAELDFGTAYHGFLENRHHVLVKRLNMKTCPALRARFSTELQNLGRLRHRNLIQLRGWCTEQGEMLVVYDYLASRLLSHMLFHHQQHNNVLKWSHRYNIIRSLASAVLYLHEEWDEQVIHKNITSSSVVVDPDMNPRLTSFALAEFLTRNEHDHHVTPSTTDSVRGIFGYMAPEYMNSGEANTGADVYSFGVVVLEVITGQMAVDCRHPEVMLVKRVREFEGTLRCIEELADPNMDGQYDLKQFVRLVMLGLACTHSDPLLRPSMRQIASILDGNSLRLVESRKEGVEEWKQRNALSLSYIRRIQALGLQ